Proteins encoded in a region of the Streptomyces sp. NBC_00513 genome:
- a CDS encoding non-ribosomal peptide synthetase — protein MSHTKILDRWAGQVEGDGRAPAVTTPDRVWSRRELAEFASGLRAALAAGEGPARGGPVLVACADPVAVMATILACAAAGRAFAPVDVRQPAARWTAILEDLGPDHVVCDAAGRAALEGCDTGEAVRIDAEAVGAEARSARAWRVDDWSALGVPDGGYVYFTSGTTGRPKGIRGSLTAVAHFLDWEAEELRVGPGTRVSLLTSPGFDAFLRDALLPLCVGGTVEVAGSGGVPVGAALAAWLEERAVEVLHCVPTVFRTLRSAGLTAGSLPGLRAVLLAGEPVRAADVAWWRGLFGDTKELVNLYGPSETTMTKVFHRLTAEDAVAETVPVGRPMPGVEIRVLLAGKPVTGAIGEVELRTPFPLGGYLDGSAGGFREGDRFRTGDLGRLREDGVLEVLGRRDQQVKVNGVRIELGEVEDVLRRHPGVRDACAAAVEEPGAEAVLCAYVVADGVTDEDLRAHTAAGLAPGSRPSVYVRLASVPRTLNGKTDRRALPLPSAAYAGDSGQAPLDGLESEIAAIWSELLHLPGIGRDDDFTLLGGDSLAIARLLDRLRTRFAVDVPVGAFVKRPTVSGLAAVITDGRDGHPGAARSTR, from the coding sequence GTGAGCCACACGAAGATCCTGGACCGCTGGGCCGGACAGGTGGAGGGTGACGGCCGGGCCCCGGCCGTCACCACCCCCGACCGCGTCTGGAGCCGTCGGGAACTCGCCGAGTTCGCGTCCGGTCTGCGGGCCGCCCTCGCGGCCGGCGAGGGACCTGCGCGCGGCGGCCCGGTGCTGGTGGCCTGCGCCGACCCCGTGGCCGTCATGGCGACCATCCTGGCCTGCGCCGCCGCCGGCAGGGCGTTCGCCCCGGTGGACGTGCGCCAGCCCGCCGCCCGCTGGACGGCGATCCTGGAGGACCTGGGACCCGACCACGTCGTCTGCGACGCCGCGGGGCGCGCCGCGCTCGAAGGCTGCGACACGGGCGAGGCCGTACGGATCGACGCCGAGGCGGTAGGCGCCGAGGCGCGGTCCGCGCGGGCGTGGCGCGTCGACGACTGGAGCGCCCTCGGCGTCCCCGACGGCGGGTACGTCTACTTCACCTCGGGCACCACCGGCCGCCCCAAGGGCATCCGGGGCAGCCTGACCGCCGTCGCCCACTTCCTGGACTGGGAGGCCGAGGAGCTGCGGGTCGGCCCCGGTACCCGGGTCTCCCTGCTCACCTCGCCCGGCTTCGACGCGTTCCTGCGCGACGCGCTGCTCCCGCTGTGCGTGGGCGGGACCGTCGAGGTGGCCGGATCCGGCGGGGTACCGGTCGGCGCCGCGCTCGCCGCGTGGTTGGAGGAGCGCGCCGTCGAGGTGTTGCACTGTGTGCCGACCGTCTTCCGCACCCTGCGGTCCGCCGGACTCACCGCGGGCTCGCTGCCCGGGCTGCGGGCCGTGCTGCTGGCCGGCGAGCCGGTGCGCGCCGCGGACGTCGCCTGGTGGCGCGGGCTGTTCGGTGACACCAAGGAACTCGTCAACCTGTACGGGCCGTCCGAGACGACCATGACGAAGGTGTTCCACCGGCTGACCGCCGAGGACGCCGTCGCCGAGACCGTGCCGGTGGGCCGCCCCATGCCGGGCGTGGAGATCCGCGTACTGCTCGCCGGGAAGCCCGTCACGGGCGCGATCGGCGAGGTGGAACTGCGGACCCCGTTCCCGCTCGGCGGATACCTCGACGGTTCCGCGGGCGGGTTCCGCGAGGGCGACCGCTTCCGTACCGGGGACCTGGGCAGACTGCGCGAGGACGGCGTCCTGGAGGTGCTCGGCCGGCGGGACCAGCAGGTGAAGGTCAACGGCGTGCGGATCGAGCTCGGCGAGGTCGAGGACGTGCTCCGTCGCCACCCCGGGGTGCGGGACGCCTGCGCGGCCGCCGTGGAGGAGCCGGGCGCCGAGGCCGTGCTCTGCGCGTACGTCGTCGCCGACGGGGTGACGGACGAGGACCTGCGGGCCCACACCGCCGCCGGTCTGGCCCCCGGGAGCCGGCCCTCGGTGTACGTACGGCTCGCCTCGGTGCCCCGCACCCTCAACGGCAAGACCGACCGCCGGGCCCTCCCGCTGCCTTCCGCCGCCTACGCGGGCGACTCCGGACAGGCTCCCCTGGACGGCCTGGAGAGCGAGATCGCGGCCATCTGGAGCGAGCTGCTGCACCTGCCCGGGATCGGCCGCGACGACGACTTCACGCTGCTCGGCGGCGACTCGCTGGCCATCGCCCGGCTGCTGGACCGGCTGCGCACCCGCTTCGCCGTGGACGTCCCCGTCGGCGCCTTCGTGAAGCGGCCCACCGTCTCCGGACTCGCCGCCGTGATCACCGACGGCCGCGACGGACACCCCGGCGCGGCAAGGAGCACCCGATGA
- a CDS encoding aspartate/glutamate racemase family protein, with protein MTRSTSDDGGGCPPSPAPGLPSHPLVGVVGGMGPLASTELLRTVYRSCAGQAEQDTPRILLWSDPAVVDRTEAIGRGELGTLLRAVETAVRALVGAGAERVVIACVTAHHVLDHLPPELAKRCISLVEIIHEELARADEPHLLLCTRGTAQAGILTSGPRAAESAHRLVLLDPADQEALHREVYRIKRGDDPAATVDFLRAALSRYGVNAYVAACTELHLVTRAIEESGRADEFPAIDPLSVVARRITNGEL; from the coding sequence ATGACCCGCTCCACCTCCGACGACGGGGGTGGCTGTCCGCCCTCCCCCGCTCCGGGCCTCCCCTCCCATCCGCTCGTCGGCGTCGTCGGCGGCATGGGGCCGTTGGCCTCCACGGAACTGCTGCGGACCGTCTACCGGTCCTGCGCCGGGCAGGCCGAACAGGACACGCCCCGGATCCTGCTCTGGTCGGACCCTGCCGTGGTCGACCGCACCGAGGCCATCGGCCGGGGCGAACTGGGAACGCTGCTGAGAGCCGTGGAGACGGCGGTGCGCGCACTGGTCGGCGCCGGCGCCGAACGCGTCGTCATCGCCTGTGTGACCGCGCATCACGTACTGGACCACCTGCCGCCCGAACTCGCCAAGCGGTGCATCTCGCTGGTCGAGATCATCCACGAGGAACTGGCCCGCGCGGACGAGCCGCACCTGCTGCTCTGCACCCGCGGCACCGCCCAGGCGGGCATCCTCACCTCCGGCCCGCGCGCGGCCGAGTCCGCGCACCGGCTGGTGCTGCTGGATCCGGCCGACCAGGAGGCCCTCCACCGGGAGGTGTACCGGATCAAGCGCGGCGACGACCCCGCGGCGACGGTGGACTTCCTGCGCGCCGCCCTGTCGCGCTACGGCGTGAACGCGTACGTCGCCGCGTGCACCGAACTCCACCTGGTGACCCGGGCGATCGAGGAGTCGGGCCGAGCGGACGAATTCCCTGCCATCGACCCGCTGTCGGTCGTGGCGCGACGGATCACGAACGGAGAGCTGTGA
- the asnB gene encoding asparagine synthase (glutamine-hydrolyzing), whose amino-acid sequence MCGIAGIFCLDRAKAASGQIVGDMAACLTHRGPDDSGFHVREGIALGFRRLALNDLERGNQPHSSEDGNIVSVCNGEIYNHRALRSVLHARGHRFRSACDTEVLVHLYREYGDDLTAHLDGQFAFALHDAVAGRLLLARDHAGIVPLFYTVVDGLLVFGSEIKAILRHPAVRPEVDLRGLDQVMTLPGLVSPRTMFEGIHALRPGERLVADSSGVRVERYWDLDFPQAGDLEPVPADALDGRLDETARHLETLLEESVGTRLAADVPVGLYLSGGLDSSLIGAFAAAARPGHRWPSYSAVFPDHDFDESPHQRLVAGRLGTDHHEVPIRHTDLARRFTAMVRHSETPVRESYNVSSMLLSAAVRDDGTVAVLTGEGADELFGGYPGYRFDAAGLGGSRLSGLDAELEREIRHRMWGLDIGYEQDQLPAHEFRRDLYADDLADAFDGFSVTTQRLVEPDMLRGRHPLHQRSYLDFHLRLADHLLGDHGDRMSLANSVELRFPFLGRAVVDQATALPPELLVAHGREKAVLRRVARGRVPDEVLARPKFGFRGQTSSHLLGGEADWFEELLSPAVVRKQGYFNPDTVAALVRRQRDQSRQVHAHLDTDYLMLVATFALFVEEFDLPCLG is encoded by the coding sequence GTGTGTGGAATCGCGGGTATATTTTGCCTGGATCGGGCGAAAGCAGCCAGCGGGCAAATCGTTGGCGACATGGCCGCGTGCCTGACTCACCGCGGTCCGGATGACTCCGGATTTCACGTCCGTGAAGGAATTGCGCTCGGCTTTCGCAGATTGGCGCTGAACGACCTCGAACGAGGGAATCAGCCACATTCCTCGGAGGACGGAAACATCGTTTCCGTCTGCAATGGCGAAATCTACAATCACCGCGCATTGCGCTCCGTGCTGCACGCCCGCGGGCACCGTTTCCGCTCCGCGTGCGACACCGAGGTCCTGGTCCACCTGTACCGCGAGTACGGGGACGACCTGACCGCCCACCTCGACGGGCAGTTCGCCTTCGCGCTGCACGACGCGGTCGCCGGGAGGCTGTTGCTGGCGCGCGACCATGCCGGCATCGTGCCGCTCTTCTACACGGTCGTGGACGGCCTCCTCGTCTTCGGCTCGGAAATCAAGGCGATTCTGCGCCATCCCGCCGTACGTCCCGAGGTGGATCTGCGCGGCCTGGACCAGGTGATGACCCTGCCGGGCCTGGTCAGCCCGCGGACCATGTTCGAGGGGATCCACGCCCTGCGCCCCGGTGAACGGCTCGTCGCCGACTCCTCCGGCGTGCGCGTCGAACGGTACTGGGACCTGGACTTCCCGCAGGCGGGCGATCTGGAGCCGGTCCCGGCCGACGCCCTCGACGGGCGACTGGACGAAACCGCGCGGCACCTGGAGACGCTGCTGGAGGAATCGGTCGGCACCCGGCTCGCGGCCGACGTCCCGGTCGGCCTGTACCTGAGCGGCGGCCTGGACTCCAGCCTCATCGGCGCCTTCGCGGCCGCCGCGCGCCCCGGGCACCGTTGGCCCAGCTACTCCGCCGTCTTCCCCGACCACGACTTCGACGAGAGCCCGCACCAGCGGCTCGTCGCCGGCCGACTGGGCACCGATCACCACGAGGTGCCGATCCGACACACGGACCTGGCCCGGCGGTTCACCGCCATGGTCCGGCACAGCGAGACACCGGTCCGCGAGTCGTACAACGTCAGCTCCATGCTCCTCTCGGCGGCCGTGCGGGACGACGGCACGGTCGCCGTCCTGACCGGCGAGGGCGCCGACGAACTCTTCGGCGGCTACCCCGGATACCGTTTCGACGCCGCGGGCCTCGGCGGAAGCCGTCTCAGCGGCCTGGACGCCGAGTTGGAGCGGGAGATCCGGCACCGGATGTGGGGACTCGACATCGGGTACGAGCAGGACCAGCTGCCCGCCCACGAGTTCCGCCGCGACCTGTACGCCGACGATCTCGCCGACGCCTTCGACGGGTTCTCCGTCACCACGCAACGCCTCGTCGAGCCGGACATGCTGAGGGGACGTCACCCGCTGCACCAGCGGTCCTACCTGGACTTCCACCTGCGGCTCGCCGACCACCTGCTGGGTGACCACGGCGACCGGATGTCCCTCGCCAACAGCGTCGAGCTGCGGTTCCCGTTCCTGGGTCGCGCCGTGGTCGACCAGGCCACCGCGCTGCCGCCCGAGCTGCTGGTCGCCCACGGCCGGGAGAAGGCCGTCCTGCGCCGGGTGGCCCGGGGCCGGGTCCCGGACGAGGTCCTGGCGCGCCCCAAGTTCGGCTTCCGCGGCCAGACCAGCAGCCACCTCCTCGGGGGCGAGGCCGACTGGTTCGAGGAGCTGCTGTCACCGGCGGTCGTCCGCAAGCAGGGGTACTTCAACCCGGACACGGTCGCCGCTCTCGTGCGCCGCCAGCGCGACCAGAGCCGTCAGGTGCACGCGCACCTCGACACCGATTACCTGATGCTCGTCGCGACGTTCGCGCTTTTCGTCGAGGAGTTCGATCTGCCGTGTCTCGGATGA
- a CDS encoding thioesterase II family protein, which translates to MIGHLNAPRSDRSRWTPWDSAPDPDDTAGPVRVYCLPHAGGSAGSYLPWARGQHQPGLRFVPVELPGRGTRLAEEPLRSMDQVVDGLLDVLAHRPADERFMLFGHSMGSQIAYETARRLAAEELPLPVSVIVSGGRPPGAPAVATLHDLNDDRLMKGIVELGGTPAEVLEHQDLVDLLLPVIRADLTLLADYTTRVRPTVLPCPVVALGGADDKLAGPEWISGWRSTTAARFRHRILPGDHFFLHTHRAEVIAELAAEAADRDAPGHG; encoded by the coding sequence GTGATCGGCCATCTGAACGCCCCCAGGTCCGACCGGAGCCGATGGACGCCGTGGGACTCCGCGCCGGATCCGGACGACACCGCCGGACCGGTCCGTGTCTACTGTCTGCCCCACGCGGGAGGTTCGGCCGGCTCCTACCTGCCCTGGGCGCGTGGTCAACACCAGCCCGGCCTACGGTTCGTTCCGGTGGAGCTGCCCGGCCGAGGCACCCGACTCGCCGAGGAACCGTTGCGCTCCATGGACCAGGTCGTCGACGGACTCCTCGACGTACTCGCCCACCGGCCGGCGGACGAGCGGTTCATGCTCTTCGGCCACAGCATGGGCTCGCAGATCGCCTACGAGACGGCCCGCCGGCTCGCCGCCGAGGAACTGCCCCTGCCGGTCTCCGTGATCGTCTCCGGCGGCAGGCCCCCGGGCGCACCGGCCGTGGCGACGCTCCACGACCTCAACGACGACCGACTGATGAAGGGGATCGTCGAACTCGGCGGCACACCCGCCGAAGTGCTGGAGCATCAGGACCTGGTAGACCTGCTGCTGCCGGTGATCCGCGCCGACCTGACGCTGCTCGCCGACTACACGACACGGGTGCGCCCCACCGTCCTGCCCTGCCCCGTCGTGGCGCTGGGCGGCGCGGACGACAAACTGGCCGGACCGGAGTGGATCAGCGGCTGGCGTTCGACGACGGCCGCCCGCTTCCGCCACCGGATCCTGCCCGGCGACCACTTCTTCCTGCACACGCACCGCGCCGAGGTGATCGCCGAACTGGCCGCCGAGGCCGCCGACCGGGACGCCCCGGGCCACGGCTGA